The genomic window ACAAGATCATTAAGATCAGAGCGATGgtgttaaatgtattattgtttaaggGGCCTTCTCAGTAAATGTTTGCATTATATGTCGTTAGTGTTGACAGTTGATCTGATGTATTCAACTTCTAGCAGTTCTAGGTTACAACTTAGATTATTACGTATGCACTATAAacctaaatgtataaaataatttttatagctaaGTATTTACAATTGAATACAATGTTTCCTTAAAGTAAATAGTTAATACGTAAATCAGTTAgccaaaaatttttaaaaataatttaaattttgaatgaaattatttgtataaatatagaataatgttttaattatattttgtagtaatttaaaataatattcgtgGGATAGGGatagatacttgaaacttttaaacgtgggtaacaatattattatgctttatagGTACgtagcatataataatacaagacATCAATATATAGTATGGTTATAACCGTTGTTCTTCTTTTATATGAACCTTTTTCGGGCTGAGGTAAAACTTTCATTATTCTTATCTGTAAGGTATAAAATCCTCAATACACCACTGcttttattataccttattGTCACTTCAATGCTTTACacattatttagattaaattaaacgtaaaaaatgCTACACTCGGACTTTTGAATAAGGACTTGTGAGCCACTGTCCCAAATTTAATACggatacataattaatattatttgtacctaACTATAACACGatgaaattaaagtattaggtaatattgtagttaatataatagtcacataatattataatagataaattatagtgCGGCGGGGATATCGATTCAGTGGCAGACATCGAAATCGcactcgttaaaaaaaaaattacagtatttactatttagcaCGTATATTGAGTCATTATCGATTTGAGGAACGAGATgtgcaaatttataatatcgtcgCGGCGGTACGGGCGACCtcctcttatatatatatattaatattcgcCAGTACGTAGGTAGGACGTGTATTCTGTATATATCTAAATACAGTTCTTGTATAACCTTGACCAAGGTGAGGTAAACAGGTTTGACGaaaacgtataattattagataataaaatatgaatacacattacgcatattatagccattataatatcacCTATACCATTGTAAACGTATATCGCGGCTAATATGGCTgcagtattataggtatgggCAACTGTCGAGGTACCCAAATCGGCGTCATCACTGAACAATTCGCCGTTTAGCCAGCGCCACACGAAATCAACTCGGCCGCCAGTCGAAGCGGTTCAGCAATATTGGGTACACGCTCGTCACCGTGCTTGGAAGTCGCATAACTTCGCGTAGTACAACATAAGTACGCATAATAGACACAATACgcggtataatattgtacttataagGTGAGGCGGTCCACTCGATCTGCGGTTGCGATGCTGTTCGGGACCGGTTTGAAGTTTGTCGTCTTGTTGTTGTTGACGACGTTTTGCTGCGACGCCCTGTCGCGGCAAAAGAGAATCGTCGGCGGATATCCGTCGCTGATCCCTGAAGCCAACGGGTTCAGCATCAGCCCACCGTCCCCTCCCAAGCCCGACAACAACGTGGTGCTTGTGGAAGACGACTACCGGACCGCCACGGTCACCGGCGTTCAGGAACCCGAAGGCTATTACGCGTACAAAGGCATCAGGTACGCCGAACCGCCGGTGGGGAGACTCAGGTTTCAGGTAAGGCGGAGGCGGGCAAACTTGTCTGCTAACCGAGCGTATAAACGGGaaaacctatatataaatgctAAAATCTatatcagaatattatatttgaaggaAACCCTTTGCAACAGATCTCTTATAGTGTAGACACTTATATAAACGTACGTGTGGACTTGGGGGTGAGCAAGTGAAAAACACGTTATAGCCGGATCCTTCCTCCCCcccgaatttatttttttataaattaacccTCGCGGTCGTCAGCTTTTAGTTctctatttattacattttttttttcattagatagatattaggtacctattatgtatAGCAATGTATCTGAATGTTTcaagacgaaaaaaaaatctaactaAAAGTTAATAGGTAACGTACCCACGTATGAATTATGTGAGAATTGTTTGAGAATAAAGTATCTAAAAGCCAAACATAAATCGGCTAAATCTGCATTTAATTCCGTGTATTACCCACCGGCCACCATTACATCACAGTGGCATAAATATAGGGAAACTGATATGGATTGCAGCTGTATTGGCCTATAATGTCTAGGTAGCAGAACCGTGTTTAAACGGAAAATGCGTAGCAACTGCTCTCGCCgtcataattttcatattttaagaatagcatcaacatatttttaatactaataaccTAGGTATCATTTGGAAAAcggacaaataatattatacctagttattaaatatttgttcgaGGTTTAAAAGTATGtggttattcaatattttttattcgttattatattatattaattgtattcgaTATAGGTATGTCGAAAACATAGacacatagtattattttccTACGAGTATGGCTAGtggaaaatatagaaaatattacaaacaattcAGAAGaacttattgatatattttatcctGATGATATTGAAAAAGATTTCATGGAAGAagttgtacaatttaaaaatataatttgcaacttttgtattgaaaacaaatcatcattacttaatacttaaaaatctcTCATACAACCTCAGCGTTGAAATAGCTCTAAGAATTTCTTGCTCTCTTGCTCTAATGTCACTGGAGAACGTTCTTTCTCAGTTTTATAAAGagtgaaaaattatcataGGTCATCATTGTCTAATGAAAAACTTTTAGCACTTTCCATATTGAATAtagagaataaaataatgagaacaaataattcataaattttcttAGGGAAAAGTTAccagaaaaaaattgatctaaaattgttatattaaaataaatatattgtacttaaataactttttttattagagaTATGTCTCGGCAACTGGTTGttgcttttattttacaattatataagaaaagtttgtaatattttaattgttttaatttgttgtttaatgctaaataagaaaaaaatatttgatttattattaaatattgctcGATATTTCCAAttctatttctaataataaaagtacccataatttttttttatctacactaaacatttaaatttaattaattatttatttatatcataggtgtattgtatgttaaaatacaaattattttagaaatcgtGACAAAATGGCGTTAAATTTATTCTGCACTCGTCTTTAACTCTTAATCTGTCCCTGCTAGGTAGAGACCAGAAACCCTTTCtgttggtttaaaaaaataaaggctCTTCCAGAATACTgagaacttattttattttatttttttggaagggggctttttttgattttttgcatctgataaaaaattcttatatttatgaCAATATCTATAGGTAAATTAGATTGCAgatatcttttttttgtttaaaaaacaaggAATGGGTAACTGTTATATCACTTATACAGATTGGCTAGAAACCCCATGcacattattacaatttgaaatgcctaagtatttatatatgggTACTTAATAACCATATGGGTAAATGTTCAATGTGTTATTCTTGTTTCTCATTACACATTGAATTTCAACCTTAAAATAgtgaataaatttgataatactatataaattactcaGGAAACCTGAACAAAATATCCATGACCACCTGCCCATTAACCTACGAGGGCCaatactatacttttatattttactaattttattgattacatattaatagttatttacttattttatttattcttaatctATTATCTAGTATACTAATTTGCTGCATAAAACAGCAAGATAAatcatcttaaaataatttggttctttttaagctatattcacctgaaatattaatatattttactttttaatcataaaatattttataaccttaTTTTTAGCGTCCATCACTTGTTCGTCTTTCTGGAGAAGTCGATGCCACAAAATTTGGACCTCCTTGCCCACAGTTAAGTTTTGATGGCAGTGCACTAGTTGGAAGTGAAGATTGTTTATTTCTCAATGTATTTACTCCATTGGTAAAGACTAATCAGTAATCATAAACATAATTGTAAATCTGTACCTAAATttccattttgtttattatttttgtacagaaAAAACCCAAAGATACAAATTACCCAGTATTGATTTGGATACACGGAGGTGGATTCTTTAGTGGTTCAGCTCTACAATATGGACCTGCCCATTTAgtgaaaaataacataactGTAGTTACTATACAATACAGACTTGGATcattaggtaaatattatagttatttaaaaaaaacaatttaaatatattaaaagatgtataatatttttgtactataaTTTAGGTTGGCttacaagtaatttaaaaaatcttccTGGCAATGTAGGATTGTTTGACATGCGTGCTGCTGTAAAATGGgttaaagaatatattagttattttaatggaGATCCGGAACGAATAGTTGTATCTGGTCAAGGTAGTGGAGCTAGTGCTGCAACATTGTTAACAATGTCCGAGTTTACAAAAGGTACCTattgaaatacttttaaattaaaatattagctaatacatgatttaaaaatatatttatattcaacagGAATGATAAGTGGAATTTTCGCATTGAGTGGTACCCCACTGTCAGCATTTGCAGTAGATCCTGTACCTAAACaaacatatcataatatgactGCATTATTGGGATGTGATCAATCTGCATCATTAGAAACAATTAGATGTTTACAAATGTTATcaattcaaacaattattaactctgattataaatatcaagttAGTGAATACTTTTTctcattttaatcatttaaatttaattaatatctactACTTAGATTACAAAATTAGGAAAAGAAGGATACCTAACTGGATTGGGTAGCTTGTTAAATGTTGGTCCAGCCGTGGAAGGTAATAATGATGGCagatttttaccattttttatcCTAGATTCACCACTACGATTATTAAAGAAACACAAATTGCCCATAATACCAATGCTTACTGGTGTTAATAAGTTAGAGACTAAATCAGGAATTTTAGGTatgtaagattataatattttttaaattacgatattcattaattatatttaatgaaagatgtatttgtataactaataaatacatttttaatacttcactacgtttatttttaggaaaattCCGTAATCAagtattagataatttaaacaaaataccaGACTATGTTAATAAAGTACTGCCACAGAAAGTGCTCAATACAAATACaggtaaacaaataaaatatttgcctgttaaaaattatttaattgtattatattaaatataaatgaagagTTTAtaggataaaataaaacaatttatatagatatattatctatattattgtaatcaaaattcataagttattaaaaaagtttaatttaaattaccataattattaaaatgtattaacaaaaACTGTATGTTTTATCTTGGAACTCGaccaaaaaaatgaaatgtgtactgtacatatataaaaaaaaaggtttaatatattatagattaaataaaagtaaaatctatcCATCAgacaaaaccaaaaatatttgtttataacacattttcattttatccagaatttatgtataacaaattaaattacaggTTTATTCAAAAATGGAAGTGTAAATAATGCTCTAAAGAACTTATTTGAGAACAttgattacttaaaattattcacatCAAGACTTGAATCTGGGGTAAAAGAAATAACAAAAGTTATGCAGgtaagtaaatataacattaataaaatattattaattataatgcacTCTACTTTTAAGGGAACAACAGATGCATTATTCAACTTACCAGCATTCTTTACATCACATTTATGGTCAAAACGTAGCAATGCATACTTCTATAGTTTTGAACATAAATCAAGTATTAAATCTCCAGGAAAATGGTTCTTGCCAACCATATTGGGAAATCCCAGTAAAGAACCCTCCAAAAATGAAGGAACCAATTCTCATACTGTTGAAGATAAtggtatagtttatttaaaaggattgttaaaaataattgttttttttttttaattatacatgatTGAATAAATAGGAGAGCCAGGACATGGAGATGaattgatatatttgtatgatgtAAGATCCATTGAAGGTAAACAGATTTCAGGAGCTGaactaaaagataaaaaagatATTGAAATGAGAGATAATTTTACATCATTAGTAGcagaatttgtaaaaaatgggtaaacattaaatttaacactgaaatcaaattaaatattaattgataaaaatttcagaaaaccaaaattaaaaaaattaggtgATGAATGGCCTTCATTCACTTCTTCAAAACAATCAGATTATGTTGTACTCGATGAGAATTCAcgtattgaaaataagttcCGTTTTTGTGAAATGGGATTGTGGGGTGGCGTGCCAGACATATTACAATCAACATACTGCAACTTGCCAGGAATATCCGATATATTGAAAACGGTCCcagatttattacaaaatggtGTGTTAGGCGATGTAACTGAAGGGACAGTTAATTTACTATCATACAACACAATTGATGgaatactgaaaaataatgtattagtaaATACATTAGGAGGAAAAAAACCAGATGCTACtacaaaaatacctaatacaaaTACGCAAAAGccaacttatttattaaacggCTTACTTGGATAGTAcactaaacaaattaaatgttttgtattatatactaagcCACTAAGGCAAGACATAACAGTAATTATtactagtaaaaatatatatttcgattttaattttgaaaatttaaaaataacaataatacgttataacattttaataataataaatggaatataataaaaaatataaaatacttattttttgttcttttttaaatcctcaaatcgatttaataattcatcaaaatcagtttcttcatcatcatctttttctttaatatcaCCAATAGGTATATCTGTAGGTACACTAGGAAGGTCAGGTAAGTTTGAAAAACCCAAGTTCTTATTGGGAAAAATTGGGTTTTTTGGAACAGGTTTGACTATATTAGCTGCTGGTGGTTTTTGAATTGGCTGAGTTTTGGGTGCGGGTATATTAGGCATAGTAGGTGCAATTACTGTAGGTAATGAAGATGGCATTTCAAAATCCAATGGAACTGAATCTAACATTGAACTCATAGTTTGCATATtctaaaaatgcatataaaaaattagtcagatattaaataatacttaataattgtaacacTTACTGGATAATTAATAGGCGGTGCCTGAATTGGAGCCATGGGCTGTGATGGAAAACCAATAAACCCTGTAGGCCGTGTGGCATTTTCATTGATTGGATTTTTACCATCAAAAAGTATAGAATCTATACTATGAGATTGTTCATATTCTTGCATGacctaaaatcaaatattttatcatttaaataaatagatataattaagactgtatgaacaaaaataagcaatttattattactatgaatTGATtgaattatacaaacatttatcaaTAACATAGTATCAGTACTTGGTCTTACTTGTAAATCAGGTTCAtaaggtacattataatttttggaaatttcaattaaatatttctccaCGAGTATCTTTGGCGGTGGTCTTAAACTCAACTTATGCTTGAGTTTTTCAGATACAGTGTCCATGTTTTCTGATCTGCatgcctataatatataatattacaagattattcatatatgattaatatataaaaaaaattagtaatacagtattatattatatttacctcagtatattttttaccaaatttttGTGTTAATTGATCTGATATCACTTTCATTTCACTGACATCAGCTTGAATATGAGGAGCCACCCATAATAAACTGGAAACTGATTCTGCAAGAGAAGAATCtaaaattctgaaaatatcaaaatttaaataattacaaaacaataaataaaaaatagcgATAAATACATTCTAtacaaaatctatataaaaaaatgaatcccTATTTTTCTTGGTTACAGCATCACGTGTGAACGACTGGACCGACTTTactaattctttttttgttgtatttgaaTTGTCAGGAGAATGATCttatgaaagaaaaaattattaaagttgcatggaaaattaaaaaaattataaaaaaattgaaaataccgattattattattattttattttcagtaacaaaagtaacaatttattatcattattattattatttattttccccatTTTTGCAACAGGACAACATCTGTCGGGTcagctataatttataataatgtcatataggtaatatatacatatcaatGAATGATGGCAGCAGAAGAGTAATATTGTTCACTTGTTCACAAAGACTAAAAGCCTCCTCTgctgttttacatatttattgatttggctcaattttttaatatgaatgcaGTGAAACTGTGAAAGTATTAGGTCACTAAAGTTTAAATGCAACTCTTATAGGTAAATGTAACCTATTataccaattaaatttattataatttataataaacaatttaattaataccaaAAATGCCTACTATACAAGTTTCAAAAATTGGTTTCATCGTAATCAACATACATTAAATTTCCAagcagaaaaatatatttaatacagatTAAGTCATTTACTTTGATTGTTGTAAGAGACCAAATCTGGATAACAACGCATCACAAAACATCTCGACAATTTCAAGTGCTTCAACAAAGTAGTCTTCGCGGATGATGTGTTCAACTCTGATTTTAGCACGTTCGCTCTTCCCCGCTGCAACCATGTCTGCAATTTCTTTACGCGCTTTTTGAGCTAGTtcagttttctttttttccaaTAACTTTAGACGATTTAACGCCAGTCTCAAGTTAGTCTTGAGTTTTGAATAATTGGCGTCcgaagaaaacatttttaatcgtCAATGTTAAGTggcaataaattttaataaagatgTACGAAACATGAACAATAAACAAGTAGCTCAGAAAAATTCAGAATCCTGATTTCTGACAAATTtcttactaattaatattattactcacAACTCAgtcacaacaataataatttatttattattatggtaggAACTCAAAGTAGGGCTACGGCCCACAGGTACTATCACTAAGGACGAAGATTAAACCAATGAGTCAtagtttataacaaaaaactataatcACGAGTCACGACCatgaacacaataataaaaaacaatacttgGGTCCACGGTTAGACTTGGACCGTGCTTACAACTGCTTAGGCATAGAATAAAGATAAGTGCTTAGGTACTCtgtaaaagaataattttattcaaagatACTAAGATACCAATAGATAAGAAATGTGaaatattcacaaaaaattGCTGCTAAGAACTAAGTGTTGGGCGCTAGTAGTCAGTTtttcatagtttaaaaattaaaatattattatttattataccaaagaacaaaaaatgattatagtcATGGCAAATTATAGCCATgcacattaaaaaattcaaaatatctaatgattctttaataatttttttttcttcataacGTTCACGATTATGaaccatattattaccatttttattCGTGGTGGAGCCGATAGACACCGCTAAtaactgataagtgataacactCGACcgcattgtaatttgtaacattaaattttttaatctcaCTCTCACTAAAAACTCTGCGATCATACAACTAAATATCCAGATTTTTGACcagatttacttaaatattgaaaacaatgaAAGGTCTCGTGGCTCTGAGAAGCATTAAAAATCGTCTGTGCACAGATTTCGATGCATTTTGCCGTATGATACTCGGACAAACGCCTCCACCgggtaactatattttttctttagacCTCCCTCAATAATGGTTATTACTAATTGAAgacgaatattttttacaatatattgataataatattttgtttcattatttctAGCTCTTTCTTTTGCAAGTCCTATAGAAACGCTCAAACCATCTATTCCAGCTTTGACAAATATTGAACGGCTATTTGGCGATTCTATTTTTTGGGCAGTGCCCAAACACAGGCGTTCAATTGAGAAAAGACTAAAACGAAAATTTGGTTGTATCgatgatttttacaaaatgctTTTACCCCGTACAGATTTATTCACATGTAACCAATGTGGTCATAGTTATCAAAGACGCCATTTGTGTCGTAAGTGATGAATTCATAaaagttcataattttttatcttcattatattatgtacattttaaattttagcaaATTGTTATAAGAGGGTTAAGGATGAAACTACAGAACTTCAAGAGGTCATTGAAAAAGAATTGGGTTTGGAACCCATTGAACAAGAAGTAGTGGTTCTTTATAAAGGAGAGAGAACCAAACAACCAGtagaagaattttttaaagtaaatattaaaaataataaattaattaatattaaatattgttaaattattaatgattattttattgtagggTAAAAGAATCATTGAACTCAAAAGAGAAAAACCGTCTTGGTTCTGtagaaatttattacaaaggACTACTATTGGCAACTCTGATGCGAAAGACGTACAACCATCAGAATTAGCTTAAGccagtttttctttttagtataaaatgtattgcaaatttattaatttccatttaccttgattaatgttttatttgaatcaagtagaataaattatatttaaaaaattaacaaaataagaaatatttttatattaacgatGATTAATGATTgctttcaacatttttaatagtggCCAGATAAACTATCAATTATAGTTTCAGGTTCTTCATCAGGAAAATGACTGCTTACATGTTCAACtaatttatcaaacattttatcgcCTTCAGCTCCcacaatgtataatttacataaaggGCATATTCTATGGTTATCTGGTTTTGCACGAACTCCACAAATACAAGGTGTAGTGGAATCAAAAGTAGAATTTGTTAATGTTTCTGCATCTCGATACTCTGCAGATGGCTTTATAACTTTGACTTctataaaagaagaaaaataaataactcatttattcatttataatggATTCAAATAAGTAAACtagtaaacattattataaattaaactaaattaatatgactTACCTTCAACAAGTAGATTGAATCTTGAAgtgacattaaaaattaaatcattttgatcAGCAAGTAAATGTTTAGCTAAggttaatttttctttgtatGCATTGAGTTCAGACAATAACATAGGCCAAGATTCATCATCTGAATTATACTGAAGACTTATTAAATCATCACCGGTatcctaataaatatttaaatgtttaaacagattttaaaatacatgatacaaatttgatacaataaaataaaattaaaaactaaataaacaaaaaatatattatcagttaGCAAAAGTTttggtagataataatatattaatatcttatataaatagcattaaacaGTATCCACTTGGTTCAAAATAACCTGGGAAATTTAGGATgggaaaataattaacattattatcatgtgTTTGGCAAACCAAGTttgacatatattttattctagctGGTGCCTGGtagtaagttaatataatgtaaaaattttagtgGTTATGAGGGCTTAgtgggtatataataatttaataactgaacCAGttggtaaaatatactttaatgtcagtaattaaaactataattattgaaatgtataacataccATAATGCAATTAGAATTCATCTTGAAATcaacatctaaaaaaaaaatatttatttatttaactacaaattatttaattcaattaagtaATTCaagattataactattttcaaattatacttCACACTGCAAAAGTTCATTCAAtgagatgattttttttaatttgctcAAGCTCAACAACTAAATGAATAGGTATCTTAAAtaagttagttattttaatatatagcagattaaagttgaaaaaatatatatatttctcatAAACATTGAGGTATGAAACAGAAattgattgtttaaaaattaataactattaagaaTCATCAAATTTCTAATTATAGCATTTATACACAGTAATACATGGATAGTTGGATCATTACTGATGtcacagaataatattaaaagtataattattattattattattactatttagttgtacagaaaattataaatgttttatatatctacTATATCATTCTacccaatatttaaaatattttaattaactataatggAAATTAAgaaatcattaaatgtaaattgaatagatgttaaaaatctatagaattacctatttattttaccaaatgAATGAGGATATCTGCcatatattacacaaatacctattcaaagttatttcaataatcaacaaaattgtttgctcataccattatattttaaatagttatctaTGATGGCTAATGAGTTTTTCGGCTTGATTTTATCATTTGATTGAACTGCTGGATTATCTAATGTTGACAATGTTGTCCACAATGTACGATTTTCAttagtaactatttttaaatattcgacCAACTGTTGCTTTTTACTAGATAACTCTTGAACATTAACTTCTGAAGATTTGTTGTTGGCTGTTTGACATGTACAGTGACTTTTTATagtaacattttctttttcgaCTATGTCTAAACGAGATTGTAGCCTTTCACAACGTTCTGCCAATGTTTGGAGAGCTACACGCAATGCAGCGACTGACCCTACGTCATCAGTTATTTTACTGGATGTTGTAGAAgacatgttatttaaatttattaaacactttataaaaataaaggtactaaacaatattatttttataaaagctataactaaataaaatctttaagtttataaaaatgaatgtataatatttattaagctaacaaactgaaaaataaatgtgtgtatataatacaatatatctatacataaaataacaaaaataattatgtagataTGTCACTGCTGTTTCTactagtaaaaaatttaaaaagtataaaataaataatagtactgACTACTGAGTaagataattagtaattacatattttacttgtaAAGGTAAACATAATTCCCGTTATTTATCACTTGAGACTTGAAACAATTTCTGATAAAGTGATAACAACAATACTGCATATTTATTTGCCTAAAGAACTCTTGTAAggagttttaataaataatttttttttttggtataagatgcaataagataataatttataataattttatgttattaacataaaaaattatattttaaatattcactatGCATAAAATTTCATGtaatttgaaaacatatttatgtttctattaaacggaactaaaatataaagtatatactcttatataaaaaaaaaataatttcaagaaaAGTTGGGTGGAGACCCAAGTCAAAAACTAAGTATAGTTTTGTCTGGACTAATTTTTTAGCAcgtgtttcatattattatagtaaattgtattgtatgtgAAAAATGCtcgataattgtttataaatcgt from Aphis gossypii isolate Hap1 chromosome 1, ASM2018417v2, whole genome shotgun sequence includes these protein-coding regions:
- the LOC114127235 gene encoding fatty acyl-CoA hydrolase precursor, medium chain, whose protein sequence is MLFGTGLKFVVLLLLTTFCCDALSRQKRIVGGYPSLIPEANGFSISPPSPPKPDNNVVLVEDDYRTATVTGVQEPEGYYAYKGIRYAEPPVGRLRFQRPSLVRLSGEVDATKFGPPCPQLSFDGSALVGSEDCLFLNVFTPLKKPKDTNYPVLIWIHGGGFFSGSALQYGPAHLVKNNITVVTIQYRLGSLGWLTSNLKNLPGNVGLFDMRAAVKWVKEYISYFNGDPERIVVSGQGSGASAATLLTMSEFTKGMISGIFALSGTPLSAFAVDPVPKQTYHNMTALLGCDQSASLETIRCLQMLSIQTIINSDYKYQITKLGKEGYLTGLGSLLNVGPAVEGNNDGRFLPFFILDSPLRLLKKHKLPIIPMLTGVNKLETKSGILGKFRNQVLDNLNKIPDYVNKVLPQKVLNTNTGLFKNGSVNNALKNLFENIDYLKLFTSRLESGVKEITKVMQGTTDALFNLPAFFTSHLWSKRSNAYFYSFEHKSSIKSPGKWFLPTILGNPSKEPSKNEGTNSHTVEDNGEPGHGDELIYLYDVRSIEGKQISGAELKDKKDIEMRDNFTSLVAEFVKNGKPKLKKLGDEWPSFTSSKQSDYVVLDENSRIENKFRFCEMGLWGGVPDILQSTYCNLPGISDILKTVPDLLQNGVLGDVTEGTVNLLSYNTIDGILKNNVLVNTLGGKKPDATTKIPNTNTQKPTYLLNGLLG
- the LOC114127236 gene encoding IST1 homolog; this encodes MFSSDANYSKLKTNLRLALNRLKLLEKKKTELAQKARKEIADMVAAGKSERAKIRVEHIIREDYFVEALEIVEMFCDALLSRFGLLQQSKILDSSLAESVSSLLWVAPHIQADVSEMKVISDQLTQKFGKKYTEACRSENMDTVSEKLKHKLSLRPPPKILVEKYLIEISKNYNVPYEPDLQVMQEYEQSHSIDSILFDGKNPINENATRPTGFIGFPSQPMAPIQAPPINYPNMQTMSSMLDSVPLDFEMPSSLPTVIAPTMPNIPAPKTQPIQKPPAANIVKPVPKNPIFPNKNLGFSNLPDLPSVPTDIPIGDIKEKDDDEETDFDELLNRFEDLKKNKK
- the LOC114127239 gene encoding 39S ribosomal protein L32, mitochondrial, translating into MKGLVALRSIKNRLCTDFDAFCRMILGQTPPPALSFASPIETLKPSIPALTNIERLFGDSIFWAVPKHRRSIEKRLKRKFGCIDDFYKMLLPRTDLFTCNQCGHSYQRRHLCPNCYKRVKDETTELQEVIEKELGLEPIEQEVVVLYKGERTKQPVEEFFKGKRIIELKREKPSWFCRNLLQRTTIGNSDAKDVQPSELA
- the LOC114127238 gene encoding uncharacterized protein LOC114127238 — encoded protein: MSSTTSSKITDDVGSVAALRVALQTLAERCERLQSRLDIVEKENVTIKSHCTCQTANNKSSEVNVQELSSKKQQLVEYLKIVTNENRTLWTTLSTLDNPAVQSNDKIKPKNSLAIIDNYLKYNDVDFKMNSNCIMDTGDDLISLQYNSDDESWPMLLSELNAYKEKLTLAKHLLADQNDLIFNVTSRFNLLVEEVKVIKPSAEYRDAETLTNSTFDSTTPCICGVRAKPDNHRICPLCKLYIVGAEGDKMFDKLVEHVSSHFPDEEPETIIDSLSGHY